In Agelaius phoeniceus isolate bAgePho1 chromosome 14, bAgePho1.hap1, whole genome shotgun sequence, a single genomic region encodes these proteins:
- the RBM11 gene encoding LOW QUALITY PROTEIN: splicing regulator RBM11 (The sequence of the model RefSeq protein was modified relative to this genomic sequence to represent the inferred CDS: inserted 5 bases in 3 codons; deleted 1 base in 1 codon; substituted 4 bases at 4 genomic stop codons): MSSLGRAEAAEQTLLVGNLESRVREEILYELFLQAGPLTKVMICEDKEGKPKSFGYVCFKHKVSVPYAKALLDGICLYGRPITVQYWRGSSPSPQPDSCTDGFEHYIDLESPADRHQELSGNPPFPVTPLPVNNSLLHDHPGFQEVFLFLXMYHVLAXQYTVQSPMGXQFLYXQXPSDLSFSPYQNQTAQFKTARSYXLNFPHPSDCEVHQQDERKTRWQSCDNDXSTEENKRRQRQCGQNWGKKNKPQEKDILILYIFYYYICFHL, from the exons ATGTCATCCCTGGGGCGGGCCGAGGCGGCGGAGCAGACTCTGCTCGTGGGGAACTTGGAGAGCCGGGTCAGGGAGGAGATCCTCTACGAGCTCTTCCTGCAG GCTGGACCATTAACCAAAGTGATGATTTGTGAGGACAAAGAAGGAAAACCTAAGTCTTTTGGATATGTCTGCTTTAAACACAAAGTATCAGTGCCTTATGCAAAAGCTCTGCTGGATGGAATCTGTTTGTATGGAAGACCAATTACCGTGCAGTATTGGAGGG GGAGTTCTCCCTCACCACAACCAGACAGTTGTACAGACGGTTTTGAACACTATATTGACTTAGAGTCTCCTGCAGACAG gcATCAAGAGCTTTCTGGAAATCCTCCATTTCCTGTTACTCCTTTGCCAGTGAACAACAGTTTACTTCATGATCACCCTGGCTTTCAAGAGGTG TTTCTATTTCTCTAAATGTACCATGTTCTGGCATAGCAGTATACAGTACAGAGTCCAATGGGTTAACAATTTCTTTATTAGC TACCTTCAGACTTATCCTTTTCTCCCTATCAGAATCAAACTGCACAATTCAAGACTGCACGGAGTTA CCTGAATTTTCCACATCCAAGTGACTGTGAAGTGCACCAA CAGGATGAAAGAAAGACAAGATGGCAAAGTTGTGACAATGA TAGTACTGAAGAGAATAAAAGGAGACAAAGACAGTGTGGccaaaactgggggaaaaaaaacaaaccccaagaAAAAGACATATTAATACtgtatattttttattattatatttgcTTTCATCTTTGA